The Bacteroidota bacterium genomic interval TAAAGGGCGTAGAATGGAGGTTGATGGTATCCTCCTCGACATCCCGGATGTCGTCGAGAAGCTGGAGAACGACTCCGTATTCGAAAAATGCGTCCATCTGCTCCGGTGTCAAGGCGCCGGCCGCCAGGTATCCATCCACTAGAACTGAAGTTCCCCCTTTTTCAACAGTAATCTCCGACAATAGTTCTTCGCTGTACTCCGAGTGAACATTGTGGAGCAGGAGACTCCTGGTTTGCGCTGAGTGGATCGCGTAGAGACTCATGTACACTTCCGAAAAAATTGCCGACGGATATTCTTTTTCGATCATCAGCAGAAGCTCCGCAATTTTTGCGGTCCAATCGTCCATCGGCCCGTATTTATTCCCATGAAACCATTGGTCGAGCCATTGAATGTATGTCCGTTTTTCTTCGGAAGTTCTCTCCTTGCTGTCCAGGCCGTTATCTGTGTAAGGATAAAGGAGGGAATACGCGAACGATGAGGGGGTTAAAGATATTTGTTGCCCTGCGATCATCTGAATGTTGTTGAAGACCCAGAGGTTCCTCAGCGCTTGATGGATGTCGCTTTGCGAAAGCGAGGGATCGAATGTTTTGGCCTCCTCGACAAACTGCCGCGTTGTGGCTTCGCTCTTTTTGAAATAGTCCGCGTCGGCATCCTCGCTCTGCAGCGACGAAGAGCCGGTCAGCAGCTTCAGAGTATCGAATGCGATCGGAACGGATCGGGCATTTGGCTGGCCGTGAACTTCACCTAATGTCTTCGAGTGCAGTTTGAGCTGCCTGTCAAGTTGCTTCTCGTTCTCCCGCTGCTGCCGGGGAGAAAATCGTCGTGAAAGCTCGATCTCGCCCGCGGGGAGATTAAGCCAGAAGTATGTATAGTTTTCTGTAAGATTCCTGATGGAGTCTTTGAACGATTCTGTGTAGGAGACCGTGTTCACAACCCAGCCGCGAATTAATTGGACGAAACTCGTATATTCTTACGGGAAAAAGCAAATAAAGATTCGGCGTCGGACAAAATTCCCGCCATACCTCGATCTTGCGGTGAGATGTTCTTTCATGCCTCGCCCGTCGCAAAGGGTATTCAGATGTCATGCAAAGATCACTTTGCGCTTTTGCGCGGATGGTCGTATTTTCTTTCTCATGGCGGCTCATCCCTATCGTGTGATATGCCGCTGATCGAGCATACTTCAACTTTCACCAATGGGAACGGCGTCATCCTTTTTTTGATCGAAGTACGGGCTTCACCTCTTTGTTGCTGCGACCACGATGCGAAATGGTTTCATTGAAATGACGGATATCGATTAATATGCTCCATTACTTTCGCTGCATTTTCCTTCTCCTGACCGTCACGACGGCGTCAGTCTTCCCACAGCTTCAATTCGCGGCTAAAAAAGATCTTCCGACAGGGGAAGGGCCGATCTCGATTGCTCTCGGCGATTTCAACGGCGATGGAAAGCTTGATATTGTTTGTGCGAACTATAAATCCAATACCATCTCGTTGCTGCTTAATGCCACTCCCCCGGATGGATCGGCGCCTTCCTTCCTGCCCAAAATAGACCTGCACACAGAAGAAAAGCCGATGGCAGTTGCCGTCGGTGATTTTAACGGTGACGGCAAACCAGACTTTGTGGTCGCGAACTATCTTTCCAATAACATTTCGATCTTTCTCAATACATCACGGCAAGACTCAGCCAGCCCCTCATTTGCAGTAAAAGAAGATGTTCCGACTGAAGAAAGGCCTATTTCCCTCTTTGTTGCGGATTTCAACGGCGATGGAAGGCCTGATCTAGCGGTTGCGAACTACAAGTCAAACTCGATCTCCGTATTTCTCAACACGACTTCGCGCGGCAGTTCATCCGTTTCTTTCGCACAGCGAATTGACCTTCCGGCTGGAACGCGTCCGGTTTTCGTAACCGCCGGAGATCTGAACGGTGACGGCCGTCCCGACATTGTGGCTGCAAATTATCGCTCCAATTCCATTTCAATATTTTTCAATGAAACCCCGGCGAACGGAACGGCTCCTGTTTTTTCAAGGGGGACGGAAGTGCAGGCGGGGGAACGTCCGATGACTGTTGCTATTGGAGATGTAAATGGAGACGAGAAAAACGATATTCTTGTCGCCGATCAGGGATCGAATTCAATCTCCGTGTTGATGAACGCCGCTGAAAGGGGAGCTGCAACGCCGTTGTTTTTGGTGAAAACAGAATTGATCACGGGGGCCAATCCGCAGGCAGTCTGTTTTATCGATGCAGTTGGAAAAGGGAAGAGTGATGTTGCGGCAGGAAACTATAATTCGGGGACGATCTCAATTTTCATCAATACAACGGTTCATGGATCGACCGTCCCCGCGTTTTCATTGAAAAAGGACATTCCCTCCGGGGTCGGTCCTTCATTTCTGGCCGTGGGAAATTTATCTGGTTCAGGCTTGAACGATCTTGCAGTTGCTAATTACGGTTCAAATTCGATCTCGGTCTTCTTCATCTCAAATGCTTCGGGCCGTCAGCCGCCTAAATAGCGCTCGAAATTCCCGCCGCAACTCCCCCTAAAAATTCCACCCAAGCGAAAGATTGAAGATCGTTGGAAGCTGATAGACCACGTTCCCGGTGATGTTGTTGATGTAAAAAACATTCTTCGTATCCAGGAGATTGATCAGTGTTCCCTGGAGATTAAAACTGGTCCAGCCGAGGTTCAAGTCGTA includes:
- a CDS encoding VCBS repeat-containing protein encodes the protein MLHYFRCIFLLLTVTTASVFPQLQFAAKKDLPTGEGPISIALGDFNGDGKLDIVCANYKSNTISLLLNATPPDGSAPSFLPKIDLHTEEKPMAVAVGDFNGDGKPDFVVANYLSNNISIFLNTSRQDSASPSFAVKEDVPTEERPISLFVADFNGDGRPDLAVANYKSNSISVFLNTTSRGSSSVSFAQRIDLPAGTRPVFVTAGDLNGDGRPDIVAANYRSNSISIFFNETPANGTAPVFSRGTEVQAGERPMTVAIGDVNGDEKNDILVADQGSNSISVLMNAAERGAATPLFLVKTELITGANPQAVCFIDAVGKGKSDVAAGNYNSGTISIFINTTVHGSTVPAFSLKKDIPSGVGPSFLAVGNLSGSGLNDLAVANYGSNSISVFFISNASGRQPPK